From a single Gadus morhua chromosome 3, gadMor3.0, whole genome shotgun sequence genomic region:
- the LOC115540782 gene encoding neuropeptide Y receptor type 2-like — translation SSSSFNQTFSLLFPPPSSSSSSSSFPLSPSGPPEGGDDAGVLESMLLWTLREPATIALTLMYCASFALGFAGNLMSLHVLTGRGSRRRRLSGVSATRSLLVNLAVCDLAVVCVCMPVTLGIQIYRAWVYGDLLCRAVPFTQAVSVSASVLTLTVISVNRYYSVRSPLRARSLFTRRRTWATVGAVWAASSAMCAPLAVMNRRREVSFGSFSILVCQEEWPQPRLKQGYNVVLFVALYCLPVTFNLIISFLTGRRLWAGRKSTFSDLDPRSQALHNSRLKMRQKIAKMVVCLVLLFAVSWLPLYLADLWIDREERPPSWLLQTRPFVQWLGLTNSSLNPICYCFIGNIYRSARVLRTRYCKKAAALFPSASLNHSPATTTVDATLIASDRSHVAAATGATSLAGVPGLLGLARGQGLGIRLGLGLGKRRGAAGDHRLSADGSRGSEHSVSDWYQSNPSVCGVDGGGSPADGPLQGLRCPGLYGASLLPARRHSENGRMEELPLQVQSVEYDTLPERRHSGDTSVCL, via the exons tcctcctcctccttcaaccAAACCTTcagcctcctcttccctcctccctcctcctcctcctcctcctcctccttccccctctccccctccggcccccccgaGGGGGGCGACGACGCGGGGGTCCTGGAGAGCATGCTGCTGTGGACCCTCCGCGAGCCCGCCACCATCGCCCTCACGCTCATGTACTGCGCGTCCTTCGCGCTGGGCTTCGCCGGGAACCTCATGTCCCTGCACGTGCTGACGGGCCGCGGCAGCCGGCGGCGCCGCCTGTCCGGGGTCAGCGCCACGCGCAGCCTGCTGGTCAACCTGGCGGTGTGCGACCTGGccgtggtgtgcgtgtgcatgcccgTCACCCTGGGCATCCAGATCTACCGGGCGTGGGTGTACGGCGACCTGCTGTGCCGCGCCGTGCCCTTCACGCAGGCCGTGTCCGTGTCGGCCAGCGTGCTCACGCTGACGGTGATCAGCGTGAACCGCTACTACAGCGTGCGCTCGCCGCTGCGCGCCCGCTCCCTGTTCACCCGCCGCCGCACGTGGGCCACGGTGGGCGCGGTGTGGGCGGCGTCGTCCGCCATGTGCGCGCCGCTGGCCGTCATGAACCGCCGCCGCGAGGTCAGCTTCGGGAGCTTCTCCATCCTGGTGTGCCAGGAGGAGTGGCCGCAGCCCAGGCTCAAGCAGGG GTACAACGTGGTTCTGTTCGTGGCCCTCTACTGCCTGCCAGTCACGTTTAACCTCATCATCAGCTTCCTCACCGGCAggcgtctctgggcgggcaggAAGTCGACCTTCTCCGATCTGGATCCCCGGAGCCAAGCGCTGCACAACTCCCGCCTCAAGATGCGCCAGAAGATCGCCAAGatggtggtgtgtctggtgcTGCTGTTCGCCGTGTCCTGGCTGCCCCTCTACCTGGCCGACCTCTGGATCGACCGCGAGGAGAGGCCCCCGTCCTGGCTCCTCCAGACCCGTCCCTTTGTCCAGTGGCTGGGCCTCACCAACTCCAGCCTCAACCCCATCTGCTACTGCTTCATCGGTAACATCTACCGCTCGGCCAGGGTCCTACGGACGCGCTACTGCAAGAAGGCGGCCGCCCTTTTCCCCTCGGCCTCGCTCAACCACTCCCCCGCCACGACCACCGTCGACGCCACCCTCATCGCGTCGGACCGCAGCCACGTCGCCGCGGCGACGGGCGCCACGTCGTTGGCCGGCGTGCCCGGGCTGCTGGGCCTGGCTCGCGGCCAGGGACTGGGGATCAGGCTGGGGCTCGGgctggggaagaggagaggggcggCTGGGGACCACCGCCTCAGCGCGGACGGCAGCCGGGGGTCGGAGCACAGCGTCTCCGACTGGTACCAGTCCAACCCCAGCGTGTGTGGGGTGGACGGGGGGGGCTCCCCGGCCGACGGGCCCCTCCAGGGCCTCCGGTGCCCGGGGCTGTACGGTGCCTCTTTGCTGCCCGCAAGAAGACATTCTGAGAATGGGAGAATGGAGGAATTACCCCTGCAGGTGCAGTCTGTGGAGTATGACACATTGCCGGAGAGGAGGCATTCGGGGGACACATCTGTTTGCTTATAG